The following coding sequences lie in one Pseudorca crassidens isolate mPseCra1 chromosome 2, mPseCra1.hap1, whole genome shotgun sequence genomic window:
- the GLRX2 gene encoding glutaredoxin 2 isoform X2, translating to MCRRRSALVGTRLVRSGSRSAGRLQGAAGVSASGMGNSTSSSLGNTATTPMNQIQEIISNNCVVIFSKTSCSYCTMAKTLFHDMSVNYKVVELDMLEHGSQLQDALHEMTGERTVPRIFVNGTFIGGATDTHRLHKEGKLLPLVHQCYPKKSKRKEF from the exons ATGTGCAGGCGCCGCTCAGCACTGGTGGGGACGCGGCTTGTCCGGAGCGGGAGCAGGTCGGCGGGCCGGCTCCAGGGGGCAGCGGGAGTTTCGGCCTCTGG gATGGGGAACAGCACATCGTCATCTTTGGGGAACACAGCAACTACTCCCATGAATCAGATCCAA GAAATCATTTCTAATAATTGTGTGGTGATTTTCTCCAAAACTTCTTGTTCTTACTGTACGATGGCAAAAACACTTTTTCACGACATGAGTGTAAACTATAAAGTGGTGGAATTGGACATGCTTGAACACGGAAGCCAGTTACAAGACGCTCTTCACGAAATGACCGGTGAAAGAACT GTGCCAAGAATATTTGTCAATGGAACTTTTATTGGCGGTGCAACTGACACTCACAGGCTTCACAAAGAAGGGAAATTGCTTCCACTAGTTCACCAGTGTTATCCAAAAAAAAGTAAGAGGAAAGAATTTTAG
- the GLRX2 gene encoding glutaredoxin 2 isoform X1, with the protein MCRRRSALVGTRLVRSGSRSAGRLQGAAGVSASGMGNSTSSSLGNTATTPMNQIQEIISNNCVVIFSKTSCSYCTMAKTLFHDMSVNYKVVELDMLEHGSQLQDALHEMTGERTVPRIFVNGTFIGGATDTHRLHKEGKLLPLVHQCYPKKKQRQDGHVQQRSRYQ; encoded by the exons ATGTGCAGGCGCCGCTCAGCACTGGTGGGGACGCGGCTTGTCCGGAGCGGGAGCAGGTCGGCGGGCCGGCTCCAGGGGGCAGCGGGAGTTTCGGCCTCTGG gATGGGGAACAGCACATCGTCATCTTTGGGGAACACAGCAACTACTCCCATGAATCAGATCCAA GAAATCATTTCTAATAATTGTGTGGTGATTTTCTCCAAAACTTCTTGTTCTTACTGTACGATGGCAAAAACACTTTTTCACGACATGAGTGTAAACTATAAAGTGGTGGAATTGGACATGCTTGAACACGGAAGCCAGTTACAAGACGCTCTTCACGAAATGACCGGTGAAAGAACT GTGCCAAGAATATTTGTCAATGGAACTTTTATTGGCGGTGCAACTGACACTCACAGGCTTCACAAAGAAGGGAAATTGCTTCCACTAGTTCACCAGTGTTATCCAAAAAAAA